The window GGAAAACACCGTTCTGCGAGCCTCTCTGGACCCCCTCATGGTCTCCGTCATCCCCAacgccgtcgttgccgagaATTTCCGGCCCCGGGACGACACAGCTACCGTCCACACTGGCAGCTTCGTCCCTGAGCCATCTCCCACGCGCCTTCGTCCCAGCGACATgatcaccatcgtcgtcatctccCGCCTTTTCTACAACAAGGGCACCGACCTGCTCACCGCCGCCATCCCCCGCATTCTTGAGGAACACCCCAACACCAGATTCATCATCGCCGGCTCCGGTCCCAAAGCCATCGATCTCGAGCAGATGATCGAGACCAATGTCCTCCAGGACCGCGTTGAGATGCTCGGCCCTATCCGTCACGAGGATGTCCGCGACGTCATGGTCCGCGGCCACATCTACCTCCACCCCTCCCTGACCGAAGCCTTTggcaccgtcatcgtcgaggctgccagCTGCGGCCTCTATGTCGTCTGCACCCAGGTCGGCGGCATACCCGAGGTCCTCCCCTCACACATGACGACCTTTGCGAAGCCTGAGGAGGACGacctcgtgctcgccgccggcaaggccATCACCGCCGTCCGTGCCGGCAAGGTCCGCACCGAGAAGTTCCATGACCAGGTCAAGAAGATGTACTCGTGGGCCAACGTCGCCCTCCGCACCGAGCGCGTTTACGATGGCATCACCGGTACCATCCCCGAGCAGGACTTCTACGGTTTCGATACGGGCGGCTACAATGGCAGCCGTGTCCGCAACTTTGCCCTCATCGACCGTCTCAAGCGCTACTACGGCTGCGGCATATGGGCTGGTAAGCTCTTCTGCCTttgcgtcgtcatcgactacctcttcttcctcctcctcgagtgGTGGTTTCCTCGTGAGAGTATCGACCTCTGCCCTGACTGGCCCCGCAAGTCGCTGGAGGGGGACGACGACAAAAAGGAGGGCCGGATTGACCGGTCGAGTGTCTCGCATGGGGCGACAAAGATCGAGTAGCAGAccgcccttggccttgtTGCTGTTCCTTTCGTGAACAGCCTGCGCACCTGGTCGCAATGCGGGACGGTGGGTGAGGCAGGCCTGGTTAGCAATGGCACGCGTCCATCGGCCACACGGCAGGGGAGGGTCTATGGGGATGGGTGGCCTTGTAGGACAAGGTTGTGTACTACTACGACTTGCACGATATGAAAGCCGATACCCGTACGCCAGATCGGGCGTGAGGCATGAGCACCGACCAAGTGACGGATAATGTATTGCTCTCCTACACTGTGTCCACACACCCAGCATGGCACGACCGGCCCCAGAAGCAGTCTGTAGGCCTCCACTAGGAGAGCTCGTCGCCAGAAGTGCATCTCTAAACCCTCGTGCTGACACGTCGCCTCTTCACCATGGTCGTCGGGGTGTTGCCATCCCCGGCCagctcgtcttcgtcctcggccgtgtcgtcggccgggcTCGGCGCGCTCGCTtggcccccgccgccgccgccgccgccgccgccgccgccgccgccgctgttgACGGTACGCCCCTCCCCTTTTCGGCACTTCGCAGTTCGCCGAGGAGCTTCTCCACCTCGACAAACATGCATCGCGTGTTCTTCACCACGCCGTTCTCGTCGAGGTGGTAGCCCACtatctcctcctcctcctcctgggACCGCCTCATGAAGGCGGGGCCCGGGCCGCGGTCCGGGTCAGGATTGTACATGATGGCGTTGCAGAACATGTGCACGAGCTCTCGCTCCAGCTGTGCGCTGTTAACGATGCCCCTGGGAGGCACCAAGTCCTCGGAGAAGGGGAGCAAGACGCTCGCTGTGCCAGGGTCGCCTCCGGGGAGACTGTTGGCAgcctgcaccgccgccttGTTGCCCTGCTTTATAGCAGCGCGGATCGAGGTGATGTCCTGCGGCTGCAGCACAATCTGTCGGTAGTTGGGCGCGTCCTTTTCGCGAACGCCCGTCGCAAACATGTTGGCGTCGCGGTGGCTCGAAATCTGATCgagagccgacgacgacaccttCGTGAAGCCACGAGTCCACAAGACTTTGCTAGCGCGACCCGATGGTTCCGGTGACGGATCCTGTCGCTTCCTCTTGGTGAGCCGGGAGGATACGCTGCCGGGAGTCGACATGTGCGGCCGTCCATGGACGCTCTCATCCGCTGTCGTATCTCCCGTCTCTTCGAGCGGCCGTGGAgtcgccgtctccttctTGATCTTGGTCGAAAGGGAGGAAGGGTCCATCGACAACTCGTCCGTCTGCGACACCGCCGACTGGCTTCTCTTCCGGGAGGGCGTTGCACTTACTTGCGCGCTACGCGGGGGCCGACCACGGCCTCGAGATACTGGAACTTCGCTGGGGGGCGCCGGTCTGGGCATGTCCTTCCTAACGCCAGATTTCGGCGTCTCTGAAATGATGGAGGTTGCCCGTGGAAGCGGGCTGACGGCTTCATATGCGGGGCTCTCAGGCTCTGTCACGACGTGACCtggcgttgacggcgtcgaccgaGACGCCCATTTTGTGCCAAATCCCTTCGTCATGCCAATGGGTGTGGTCGTTCCAGGTGTCTGGGGCGCCGCGATGGGACTATGTCGCCGAATAAGTGGCGTCCCAGCGGCTTGCCGAATAATGTGCTCGGGAATGGCTGGTCGCGGAGGCTGAGTTGCGTACGGCgagttgtacggagtgtcCTTCTGGGGAGCCAGAGGGGCGGGTGTGGAGGATGTAGACGAGCGCTGAGCAGCCACAGGAGCCAGCGGCCATCGCTGAGGCGGAACGGCTGGCACTGTTGTAGCTTTCTGTGGCGTTGGAGATGCGGCAGCGATCGGTCGTGGTGTATGCGCTTGCTGCGCTGGGATCTGTCGACCCGTGGGAGGAACCAcacccgtcgtcgatggtcgAGCCAGCGGCGTTCCAGCGCCTCCCGGTGTCGGTCGGGGAGCAGGCTGGAGTGGTGCTGCCAGCTGTCCAGCTGTCTGCGGAGGGACCAACACGGACTTTCGAGATGGCTGGGGTGTAGAACCTACTGACTGTGCAGTGGTTTGATCCTTCGGCGCTTGCCTTTGCTGCTGTTGCAATAGTTGTTTCTGTAGCTGCGCCTGTacctgttgctgctgctgttgccgttgttgGGGTTGCGACTGTCCCGGCGGTAACTTCTGAAGTGGCTTCTGTGGCGGCTTCTGCGGTGCATTCTGAGGCTGCTTCTGCGGTGCATTCTGCGGTGCATTCTGCGGCATATTCTGCGGCATATTCTGCGATACATTCTGCGGTAGCTTCGGATGACCTGCCGCAGATGGCTGGACTATCTGCTGATGCTGCCCAACCGGCAGAGTCTGGTCGGCTTGAGGAGGCTGATATGGCTTCTCCCACTTCAGACCACCAGCAGCAGTCGTCGAGGGCTGTGACATTCCAGTCACTTCTTGCTGCTTGTTCACAGTCTCTGATGGCGATTTTATAACTGCCTTTGGTGGCAGCCCAGCAGGTTGCAAGACACGCGTTGGAGCTTGGGACACGCCAACAGGAGGCTGTAGAACCGAGGCAGGTCCGTTCGCAGATCCGCTCGAAGTTGACAGCTGTACAGGCGGCGTTCCCGGAGCATTTGAGCGAGTCGGGGGCGCAGCCCCCGTTGCAGGCTGTGGAGGGTACGCGAACGCATTCGGCTTCGGCCCGCGTTGGACGTTCGCTGTCGGGTCAGGGGTCCTGGTTGAACTAAGTGGAAGGCTGACCCCAGACTTTGGTTCTCGAGGAGCGAGTGCTGGTGGACCGGTTTGGCTCACTGCCGCCTTAGCAAGCCGCTCCTTTTCTGACTTCTCCAGGAGCTGAATGTCTCGCTGCACGTTGGCGAATTTTCGCTCGTCTTCTTGAATCAGCTTGACCATGTACTCTCGATATCGGACGTAGAGTCGATTGACCAGCACTGGCACATTTTCGATTCGCTCGTACGCATCCTGCAGCGACGGAAGAGGCGGGCTCGTCAGCTTTCTCTTGCGCGAGCCAGGTGAACCGACCCCATCCAGACTGCcacgaccgccgccgctggtgccctccggcctctcctcctcatccttgACCTCCTCCTTGACCTCGTCACGCAGAAGCAGCAAGAACAACCGCTGCAGTGCTTCCGGGGTCAGTCGGGCTGGATCGTAGGTCTCTCCGCCTTGTACGAGAGCATTGTTTTTCAGCACATCCGAGATGTGCACGAACGCTCCCGTGTCGACCCCTTGTGCCAGCAACGATTGAAATAGGAACAGCGACTCGAGGGGCGTATACGCCGTCAGGTAATTCATTCCCCacgcgccgcctcgcccaTGACCGAGGGGGCCTTTGCGCGTTGTCGCAGTGAGGTGCTGTTGCGCCAGTGTGAAGATATCGCGTCctactcgtcgtcgtcgtggcttCTTGCGTCAGGTCGGGCCGCTCCCTCCGTCATTCCGAGCTCTCAAGACGCGTCCGCCGGGATTATAAAAGGCTTCGAGTGCTAGTGTGCAGTTTTGAGCGGATTCATCGATTTGTCGTGCGTATTGAGGCGTCTTGCTTGACCCGTTCGTTCGTTGACCGGTTTTTGAGAGCTGCGCTCGGCTGGCCTGAAATCACGTGATGTTCTTGTCAACAACCACGTGATCCCTCAATGCTGATGATGAGGGATGAGCTTTGGTAGTTTGGCCGTTTCAATGCAAGGAAAAGGAAATAAACATCCTTGCACCCCAGTGATATCCCTGTAGAACTGGTGAATGTTCGAACACGAGGACAGCAGGTCACATGTGCGTCGTAAGGCAAAAAGACTACGAAGCTACCCACACCACACTCACTCGCACCTTGAAGACGCTGACTCGGGTACGTTGCACGACACTGGCTCATTTCGAAGCATATTACATTATATTCCAAAGTGTGTACGTGGTTGGTTCATAACTCCTAGCCCAGTGGTATCATATCAAATGAAGAGCTCAGCGAGCATCCCCTTCCCTGTAAGTATGCTTCACGTTGCTGTCCGGGATGAAGGACCCCAAAACTCCATGCCTTCCTTAGCGCTGTTGGACAGCTGATGCTTCGTGGTGTTGATTATGATACACGTGAGATCGGTAGGGTCTAttacagcgacgacgagctcgaggtcgtTGTCAAGCTGCGTCGGCGGTCCTCGCTCGAGTTTTCTCCATCCTGTTCCTGTTCCTGCTCGTGTTCTTTGTCTTGTTCCTTGGGTTGGTTCTTCAGCCTCAGCTTCTCATCGAGCAGTGTCACGAGCCTCTCGGAATATTGATCCAAAAGACCGCTCAGCACCGTCTCGTTCATTGCTTTGCATCGTATCGCTCGCTCaccgagcgccgccgccgtcagaCGTAGCTCGTGATCCAACTCTGTGAGCATATCCGCCGCTAGGGGTTCCGAAGACGAAAGCTTCTTCCTGTAGGCTCGCAGCGTTCGGCACGCCTGCTCCGTTGCCAGGTTCAGAGAGCCAAAGGTGCTACGGAGGTTGGACGAAGAAGCTTTCTTCCGCGCAATGGTGCCTTGAGTCGAGTTGCCTCGTGGCCGTGATTTTGGGCTTGACGGTGGACTTTCTGCTGGGGTCCCATCCGACGGGCGTCTTCGCGATAGCGTGTCCTCCAAGATTGTGCTGTTACTGGGGCTTGTCTGTGACGTCCCAGTCGGCGTCCTCGCACTCGTTGCGCTAGCAAAGAGGTTTAGtcgcgacgctcgccgcTGCATCGTCCGGGGCGGAGATCGACGACTCCCGGAATGAGACGGCCGCTGAaactcggcgagctcggccttcGAGAGAATCCTCCTCAGAGTCGGTCTACCAGAAGTGGTCTCCTTCACTGGCGATGGGTCCCTACTCATCGGCCTGAGTGACGGATCATTCAGATCGAGGGACCATATCATGATGGTCCCGTCCGAGCCGACACTCACAATCTGcttggtgccgtcgccgtcgtcgatgagggAAACGCCGTTGATGGCCTCGGTGTGTCCCCATTCCCGATCCAAAAATGCACCGGAATGTACGTCATAAATTCGTATCGACTTGTCCGTGTTGGAGGAGCCGAGCAGATACTCAAGGTCCTTGGGCGCCCACTGACCAACGGATATGGATTCCAGAACGGCGGACTCGATGCCTCCTTCGTCGATACACTTGAAGTAACAAATTTGCCTGCCAGTTGAGAGGTCGAACTGGCAGACGGAtcggtcgacgagggagacaAATATGGCCCGGCCGTCCAGTCCCATCGCCATGGACGTGGGCGAGGCTTTCAGAGAGATGACTTTGGAGAGAAtagcggcgagggcgtccgGATCTCCTTCCTTGGAAACCAGCTCGTGAACCTGCAACGTTCGGTCGAGGGCACAGGTGATGACCTTGTCTTGGGACGGGATGAGGACCTGCACGACCCTGGCGTTAAACTCGAGCGTCTGAAAATGGTCGATCCTGCCGCTCGACAGGCGGTGGAAGAGCTGGGCTGTGCGGTCTCTGCCGCAGCAGGCCATGATGAGCTTGGAGTCCTCCTCAAAGATGCTCACACACACGCCGTCAGAAGCGTGCGCTTTCGTATCAAGCAGGCATTCCTTCGTGTCGACATCGATGACCTTAAGAAGGCCAAAGCGATCGGCGGTCACAAGTAGTTTTCCATTCCTCGTTGTCCGCGCGCAAGTGATCTGATTcaccagctcggcctcgttgTCCGGCTCGGCCACGTCTATGGGAACGTCGATGTAGGCCTTGACCTGACCGTCCATGTCCCAAAAGGTGACGTTGCCCGTACCGGACCACGTGACAAAGGCAGCATTTGCCTTGTTCGGTCTGCGCAGAGCATGGATTCCGGCGATGGCCTCTCCATGGCCTGGTATCGGAATATGGGCGACGGCCTCTCCCTGCTGGCCCGGGACGTAGTCGGGGTTCCAGATGTCGATGGACCGCTTCGAATCGATGGTGACGAGATTGTCCGTCAGAAATCCGATAGCGGCAATGCCTGAAGAtgcttccgtcgtcgtcaagacATTGTCGGCGCAACCATTCATCAgtccgtcgaggtcgagggtgGCGAAGTGGCCGTCCTTGCCTCCGACGTAGGCGACGTTCCCTCGGAGGGTAATGGTGGTGATGGAAAATGCAAGGTTTTGCACCTTGACGAGGCGCAACTGCTTACCATCGTCGTTGAGGATGCAAACATCACCGGCGTCGGTGCAAGCAATGAACCGCTtgcggtcgacggcggcg of the Drechmeria coniospora strain ARSEF 6962 chromosome 01, whole genome shotgun sequence genome contains:
- a CDS encoding phosphatidylinositol:UDP-GlcNAc transferase subunit PIG-A, producing the protein MTRRTYNIAMVSDFFFPQPGGVESHIYQLSSKLIDRGHKVIIITHAHDDRKGIRYLTNGLKVYHVPFFVIYRHTTFPTVFSFFPVLRNICIRERIEIVHGHGSLSSLCHEGILHARTMGLRTVFTDHSLFGFADAASILTNKLLKFTLSDVDHSICVSHTCKENTVLRASLDPLMVSVIPNAVVAENFRPRDDTATVHTGSFVPEPSPTRLRPSDMITIVVISRLFYNKGTDLLTAAIPRILEEHPNTRFIIAGSGPKAIDLEQMIETNVLQDRVEMLGPIRHEDVRDVMVRGHIYLHPSLTEAFGTVIVEAASCGLYVVCTQVGGIPEVLPSHMTTFAKPEEDDLVLAAGKAITAVRAGKVRTEKFHDQVKKMYSWANVALRTERVYDGITGTIPEQDFYGFDTGGYNGSRVRNFALIDRLKRYYGCGIWAGKLFCLCVVIDYLFFLLLEWWFPRESIDLCPDWPRKSLEGDDDKKEGRIDRSSVSHGATKIE